One Falco biarmicus isolate bFalBia1 chromosome 9, bFalBia1.pri, whole genome shotgun sequence genomic region harbors:
- the DPM2 gene encoding dolichol phosphate-mannose biosynthesis regulatory protein, which yields MATATDQVVGFGLVAFSLLLFVYYTLWIIVLPFIDSDHGIHQYFLPREYAVIIPMVAGLLLLLFIGIFITVVVWKSRKPAKKLD from the exons ATG GCCACAGCAACGGACCAGGTGGTTGGGTTCGGCTTGGTTGCCTTCAGTCTCCTTCTCTTTGTTTACTACACCCTCTGGATCATCGTGCTG CCCTTCATCGACAGTGACCATGGGATCCACCAGTATTTTTTGCCTAGGGAGTACGCAGTGATCATCCCCATggtggctgggctgctgctgctgctatttatAG GTATTTTTATAACCGTTGTGGTGTGGAAGAGCAGGAAACCTGCCAAGAAATTGGACTGA